A single window of Vanessa atalanta chromosome 27, ilVanAtal1.2, whole genome shotgun sequence DNA harbors:
- the LOC125074171 gene encoding aldo-keto reductase AKR2E4-like: MLYKLLFVLFIAHNTNAASQIPKLKLNDGNEMPVIALGTWLGNSTKSTPDEVEQAVRWALDAGYNHIDTAWIYKVEDQVGKGLKGVPREKVFVTTKLWNSFHARDAVIPALRESLHHLQLDYVDLYLIHWPVGQFANFTYDQTDYLETWRGMIEAKKLGLTKSIGLSNFNEKMIERILENGLEKPAALQVEINLNLQQPELLAYCKSQNIAVMGYTPFGSLFYSKAKPDSPPPRVDDPALVTIAEKYKKTVPQITLRYLVELGVVPLAKSLTKSRIQQNIDIFDFQLTDDDKTILKSFDKGYRTIPQYKWLDHPYYPFEKKLNN, encoded by the exons ATGttgtataaattgttatttgtgCTTTTTATCGCACATAATACT AATGCAGCGTCTCAAATACCGAAATTGAAGTTGAACGATGGCAACGAAATGCCAGTTATAGCTCTTGGCACGTGGCTCGGAAACTCAACAAAG TCAACTCCCGATGAGGTAGAACAAGCTGTGCGTTGGGCACTGGACGCCGGGTACAACCACATCGATACCGCTTGGATATATAAAGTGGAGGACCAAGTTGGGAAGGGGCTGAAAGGAGTGCCAAGGGAGAAAGTTTTTGTTACTACCAAA TTATGGAACAGCTTCCACGCCCGAGATGCGGTGATACCAGCTCTCCGAGAATCACTTCATCACTTACAGCTGGATTATGTTGATCTTTACCTCATCCATTGGCCTGTTGGACAGTTT GCGAATTTCACGTACGACCAAACGGACTATCTTGAAACTTGGCGAGGGATGATAGAGGCGAAGAAACTCGGCCTCACCAAGTCCATAGGACTTTCCAATTTCAACGAGAAGATGATTGAGAGGATCCTGGAGAATGGGCTGGAGAAACCTGCTGCGCTGCAAGTTGAG ATCAATCTAAATCTTCAACAACCAGAGCTACTCGCCTACTGTAAATCTCAGAATATAGCGGTCATGGGATACACGCCGTTCGGATCGCTATTCTACTCAAAAGCCAAACCTGACTCTCCACCGCCGAGGGTTGACGATCCGGCGCTGGTTACCATCGCTGAGAAGTATAAGAAAACGGTGCCACAGATAACATTGAGATATTTG GTGGAACTAGGCGTGGTGCCGTTGGCTAAATCTCTAACGAAGAGCCGGATTCAGCAAAATATCGACATATTCGATTTCCAGCTGACAGACGAcgacaaaacaattttaaaatcctTCGATAAAGGTTACCGGACCATCCCGCAATACAAATGGCTGGACCACCCTTATTATccattcgaaaaaaaattaaacaattaa